The Mangrovivirga cuniculi genomic sequence TTTTCATTGCAAAAATCGAGAAGCATTTTATACCCTCCCACACAATTATTGGCTTTTAGGCTACCAGGTTTATAATACAGTCCGGAATGAATAACACCACTGTTGTTACCGGTTTGATGGAGTGCAAGCTTTCCTTCCTTTTCAAATAAGGCAATTTTAAGTCCGGGCCTTTTGATACTGACCTGGTAAGCTGTAGCTAAACCAACTATTCCTCCGCCGATAATTATGATGTCGTATTTATCCATTCTCATTATAATTTATTGCGAATATACACTCATTGAGACAGTCTTAAAAAAAGTTGGTATAACTTTTGAACATCTATTTATAAACTATCAATAGATATGAGAAGATTACTTTTTTTAATACCAGTATTTTTATTAGTACTAATATCATCTTGTACTACATACATTGAAGAGCCTTACTATGATCTGGAAGGAACATACAGAGTAGAAGAATACAGTTATTACTATGATGAGTTTTTTGGCTATTCGATTTATGTTGAGCAACCCTATTTATCCGGACCAGATAACATAATCTATATCGAGAATTTTTACAATTCAGGTATTATCGTAGAAGCCTATCTTAATGGTTCGAGAATCTCAATCCCTTATCAGGAAATAGGCCAATTTGATATTGAAGGTTCGGGCTATCTGGATGGAGGTCATATCCACATTGAAGCTACGGTATGGGAACATACCAGTCATGCAGTTATAAGGGACGATATTGAAATAACTGCTTACTAATTGGCCATCAGGTTATAGAAGAAGGTCTTAGCTGAATTAATATTATCAATACTGATCATTTCATTATTTCCATGTATTCTGTCAAGATCCTCATTTTCCAGAATAAATGGAGAAAAGCGGTATACATTTTCAGCTATACCTTCATAGTGGCGGCCATCTGTACCTGCAATAACGAGACCCGGAACAACAACAGAATTTTCAAATGTTCCTGCAATAATGCCGGCTAATTCCTCAAAAGATTCACTTTGATAATCAGAGATCTTACTTGGGTTTTTAGCGAACTTATCAGATTTTCTGATTTTAACATTTGTGTTAAAAGTTGCCTTCTTGAGGTAATTTTCAATATCTTCAATCTTTTCACCAGGAAGAATTCTAAAGTTAATCGAGGCCCGGGCTTTAGCAGGAACTACATTATCTTTGACTCCGGCCTCAAGAATGGTAACGGCCGATGTAGTTCTTACCATTGCGTTGCCTGATGGGATTTCCTCATATGTGGAGATCAAAAGATCATCAAAAAGCCATGTGTTCGCGAATATCATACGCTGAGGAAATGGCATTTCAGGACCTAAATAATTGATGAACGCTCTCAAAGGAGCTGAAATTCTTGCCTTAAACGGCTCTTTTCTGATTTTATCTAATACTTCGGTCAGCTGATTTATAGCGTTGTTTCTCGCTGGCATTGAAGAGTGCCCGGCTTCAGCATCAGCTTCAAGATGATAGGTTACATAGCCCTTTTCGGCAATCCCAACGATGGCTGTATTTTTATCAAGGCCAGGAACGATGCCTT encodes the following:
- a CDS encoding M20/M25/M40 family metallo-hydrolase, encoding MRKRVKVFYVLLGVFVFTLLVLLIKTFMFSSNQPAAMAVERKIVDEKDLSQLSELLQLKTVSYQGRNTTDSSDFDLLLPWIKENYPVVNEQSEINLINNSGILIKIEGQDNSLKPDLLAAHLDVVPLAENQLNQWEHPPFAGEYDEEFVYGRGTLDDKGSAFVILEAAESLLSEGNKPTRTIYLAFGFDEEIGGNDGAKEIAEHLKSQRVSLRMALDEGSVVTKGIVPGLDKNTAIVGIAEKGYVTYHLEADAEAGHSSMPARNNAINQLTEVLDKIRKEPFKARISAPLRAFINYLGPEMPFPQRMIFANTWLFDDLLISTYEEIPSGNAMVRTTSAVTILEAGVKDNVVPAKARASINFRILPGEKIEDIENYLKKATFNTNVKIRKSDKFAKNPSKISDYQSESFEELAGIIAGTFENSVVVPGLVIAGTDGRHYEGIAENVYRFSPFILENEDLDRIHGNNEMISIDNINSAKTFFYNLMAN